The following is a genomic window from Bacteroidia bacterium.
TGACGGACGTCCCCTGACCGTGCTTTCCGCTGAACAGATGGACGAAAAGCGTTTCCTCGTCACGTTTTCCGACAGTGTCCGCTCCTTTGCCGAGATCCTCCACGCGGAGATTACTCCCCCGCCTCTCATAATTCCCCCTGTCGCGATGACGGCGCCCAATGCTGTCGTGGTCGATCTCGGAGCAATACCGAACGGAATCCCATTTTCACTGGGGCTCTCCGCCTTCAGAAAATCGACAAACCCCTGGGTGTTCGCAATAGATTCCGGCAGGGTCGAGGGAAGCCCTGTCTTGTCTGTTCTGAGAGGTCCCGCGGTTGCAGACACCTTTTTCACTTTCCCTAATCCGGTGTCCAAAGCCGCACAAGCCGGCAGCATCTCGATGTTTCTCAAATTGTCCTTCGGTGGACAGATCCTCGTGACCCTGCACGACATGCTGGGCAGAGAAATTCGTGTCCTCGCCAGGGGTGAAATGTTTTCAGGTCTCCGTCTTTTGCACCTGGATATACGTGATTTGAGCGCTGGATCCTGGTATATACGTGTTGCCGGCACGAATTCGTCCACGGTGACGCGCTTCATCGTTCTGCGTTAATGTCGCCCCATTGGAATAAACCTAAATTCAGGGATTCAGCAGGCATCTAGGCTGCATGAAATGGGGAGGGAGTCGGAACTTGTCAAAATCGAAGCGCAGAGTCTCGAAAAACACCTCAGTTTTACCATTTCTCAAAAAAAAAGTATGGCGGCTGTAACCTTCGGCCCCTTCATGTGTTATTCATAGGTGACTTCAAGGCGGACGGCACCCTGCAACCGCCCCACGCATACAGAGAACCTGCACGATGTCCGGAAAAAAAACGGCCAACATACCGGACGTGGACCTGTTCTTCAGCCTGGCAGGAGACAAAAAGGTTGCGGAAGAGGCCTTCGCCGAGCTGTACGCCCGGTACGCGGGACGCGTGTATGCCTACTGTTACCGATGCACCTCCGACCCGGACGAAGCACAGGATATTTTCCAGGAAACCTTTCTCAGGTTCTATGAAAGCGCCAAACGCGTGGATTCGATGAGCAATGTGATCGGTTTCATTCTGAAAATCTCCAGGAATCTGATACTGAATCACCGGCGCAACAAAAAACATGCTATCGACATCGAAAGTATCGAATTACTTGCCGGACCCGGTGCACTGGATGGCTCGGAGCTGCTCGGCATGCTCACCACCGCGCTCGAAATGCTGCCCGACGACTACCGCGAAGCCTTCGTGCTCCGTGAATACGAAGGCCTCTCCTACAATCAGATCGCTGAAATTCTCGATACATCGCTTACCAATGTCAAGGTCCGCATTTTCCGGGCCAAACAGCGTCTGCGCAAGATACTCTCCCCGTACCTTGCCGATGCCGCGCACTGACCAACGAATGAAACATCAGGAATAGAGACGAAGAAATGACAGAGCCCACGGATTTTATGGAATCGCGCATGCTGCATGCCTACCTCGACGGCGAGCTGGACGGCCCGCATGAAGAGGCGCTTTTTCGCATGCTCTCCGAGGACGGTGCGCTCCGGGCCGAGATGCAGGATCATCTCGCCATTCGTAAAGCTGTGCAGCATGATACGCAGGCCTTTACTCCTCCCGCCGCGGCAACAGCGGCCATATTCGGCGCACTCGGCTTCAGCATCCCTGCAGCCACTACCGCTGCCGCCTCCGGTGCGGGAAAGATCTGGTTCGCCTCCGGATCGGCCATACTCGCGGTCGTGACCTCGATGCTCCTTTCCACACTTTTCACGAGTACGGATCAGCAGATCTACGCCGACGCCGGCGTACCCGCTGCGCCCGTCATGACGCTGAACATCGAGGAATCCGCGCCACTCGGCGATATTGTTTCGTCAGCTCCAGCCGACACACGCCAAGGAAGGTCCGTATCCGACTCCCAACCAGTCCTGGAGGAGTTGCCAAAGCCCACCGCGTTCGAAGAGCAGCCGGAACAACTCGTCGAAATCGAATGTCTGCCTCCCGCTGCCTTTGGCGAACGCGGCGAGCCGGACCTGCGCGGCCTGCGAGCGCCTTTCATCCCCTACGTCAGTTTCCTGCGCATGCCGGTGGATGGAATGATGTTCTACCTGCGTAACACAGCATCGCAGTCCAGTCCCGCAGGCACCTTCGGAGCGTCCTCCGAGCTGCTCATGAACAACCTGCATATCGGCGCATTGTACCCGCTCTCGCGGTATCACGCCCTCGGTGTGGAATTCGGAAGGGAAATCTTCCCGCAAAGCTTCGATGGCACGCTGCGCGGCGCTGTCGTGCGCTACGAACAAAGCCCCGTGGTGTATTGCGCCACAGCGGTGTATCAGCTCACTGCGGGAGAAGTGCTGCCTCTCATGCATCCCTACGCACAGATTCAAGCCGGCGCGGCGTTCAATCTCGGACCCCTTGCACGAGCCGGCCTGGGCGTAGCGGTAAAACCCTTCGAGAAGATTTCTTTGCTCATCGGTGCCGAGGGTTCCATACTCGCATACAAGTTCCAGAATAAATGGTTTGACACGAAAAAACTCGGGCTTACCTACGGTCTCCGCTATGAATTCTAGGCTACGCCGCTTCCTTGTCGTCCTTCTTTCCGCATGGGCGGTTGCGAGCACCAGTGCCTGTGATTCACCCTTGGGTATCGATACCCCGCGGAAGGAGTATATCGACAAGGTATCGGAAGCCGTAGCGGTGCAGTTGTGTGATCCCGTGTCCGTCGTGCTCCCCGTCGACACCGGAGTAGCAGCGACGCACTTCTCCGCCGTGCTTGTCTTCGACGGCAGCGGCAGCATTTCCCCGCAGTTGAATCAGACGATGAAAGATGCCGGCCAGGCCTTTCTGGATTCGCTCGACGGGCAGTCGGATGAAAGCGCCGTGGTCTTTTTCAATTCCGTGGTAACCGTCTTTCAACGGATGACCACGAACGTCCCGACGCTGCGCACAGCCGTCAACGCGCTGCCGATACTCGGTGCCACCGCCATGTGGGATGGAATTTTCACGGGTTTGCTGGAACTGCAGGCACGCGGAACACATGAGCGACAGGCGCTCATCGTCATCACCGAAACGCGCGACAACAGCAGCAGCACCGGCACGCCAACGAAAATCATCTCCCTTGCGCAGTCCATGGGCGTTCCGATATACACAATTTCGATGGCCATCAGCATAGACGAAGCAAAGCTGGCGGAGATCGCCATGGAGAGCGGAGGCCAGCATTACCGCCTGCCTTCGCATGGCAGCGTGAGCGATGTATACCGCGAAATCGTTCATCGCTTGAAGACACCCTGACCTTTATCTGTGAAGACGTGAACGGCTACCGGAAGTTCGGATCACAACAATACAGGAAGCACCGTCATGAAACGCATTATCGCACTTTTCCTCATTCTGTTCGCGTCAGGAATACTGAACGCACAGGATCAGGTACTCCTCACTACTGCGCGAATGCAGGCCGGTACAGATGAGGTGCAATTCACCTTGCGTATTCACTGTAACGGTGAGCCTCTCTATACCTTGTCCCCTTCGCAACTGCAGATCGCGGAAAACAGTACGCCGGTGGAGGAATTCTCCATTATCGAGCATGCCTCGCCCACCGCACGCTATCCCATCTCCGTGGCGCTGGTGATGGATGCCAGCGGCAGCATGGTGGGCGCCGGTAATGCAGGAGCAAGGAGCGCCGGACACGATTTCGTGGATCTCATGGATGGCGTGCTCGATGAAATGACGGTGTTGTTCTTTACGAACACCGTCACCCTCTATCAGCAGATGACAACGATCAAACCAATGCTGCACGCGGCGGTGGACGCACTCTACGCGAGCGGCGCGACGGCAGTGTGGGACGGTGCGTACGCAGGACTGACGGAGGTAGCGCAAAATGGTGTCAATCCCAAACGCGCGGTGGTGCTGCTTACCGACGGTGGGGACAATTCCAGCACGTCTTCCCCTGCGAGTGTCATCGCCAAAGCAAATCAGAGCGGAATCCGGGTATTCACTGTAGGTCTGGGCACCTCGATAAACGAATCCGAACTCAAGCTGATAGCCCAGCTTACCGGCGGATTGTATTTCCAGACGCCGGATCCAACACAACTGCGGCTTATTTTCTCGACCATAGCAAATTTTATCGGTCGCGGCTTCGACGAATACACCATCAGCTACAAGACTCCCGATCCTGCGGCAGCACAGCGGCAACTGACCATCGCCGTCAATGCCTGCAATCAGTCGCTGCCCGCGCAGGGGTACGTTCTGCAATACGGAACCTTGTCCACACCACCGCTTGCTTCAGCGCTTCCCTTTACGTTGCGTCTCGATCAGAATGTCCCGAATCCGGCGTCTACCTCGACGATCTTTCGCTTCTCTCTTAAAAGCACGGGTTCCCCGCAGCCCGTACGGCTCGAGCTTTTCGATGTGCTTGGGCGGCGCATCGCCACCATTTTCGATGCGTCCATCTCTGCGGGTAGTTACAGCGTTCCCTTCGAAACGAATCAATTGTCGCAGGGTATGTATGTGATGCGGCTCAGCAGCGGTGCCGCGGTACAGTACCGCACCATGCTGTTGCAACGGTAGCCCCGGGCTCCGTTGATTACGAAGCACCCCCCGATTCGCCTCCGGGGGGTGTTTCGTTTCTGATCTCTCTGCAATCGTCCGTCAGCTCTCCGCGCGCGTTGCGCGCTCCATGAAATCCGTCATTCGGCGCACGAAGTCCATCGGATTCTCCAGATTATTTTCCACCAGTAATGCCGCGGCGTAGATCTGCTCCACGGCATCGGTGAGAACAGGATCGTCCTGTTGTTGCTGATGAATGCGGGCAAGATTGCGCACCAGGGGATGCGCCAGATTCACTTCCAGCATTTTTTTCCCGGCACTGAAATTCTTGTCCATCATGCGCATCATGCGCTCGGTTTGCGCATCGAGTCCCTGTTTACCGACGACCAATGTCGCCACACTGTCCACCAGGCGCCGCGATTCGATGACGTCTTCGACGCGATTTCCAAGAATTTCCTTGAAGCGCAACAGCAGATCTTTCGCGGTACGGCCTTTGACCGCGTCTTCCGCCTGTTCTGTATCTTTCCCGATGCTGATATCCGCTTTCTCGATGGAGACGAGCTTTTTCCCCTCGAATTCGTCCAGACTGGTGACGGTGAAAATATCCACCGGATCGATGAAGAACAGCACTTCGATGGCGTATTTGCGGAAGTACTCCAGGTTGGGATGCTTGACGGCAATGTCACGGCTTTCGGCGGTCAGGAAGTAGATCTCCTTCTGATCCTCGCCCATGGCTGCTACATAATCGCGGAGCGAGGTGTACTTGCCCGCATCGGTTTTCGATGTTTCGAAACGCAAAAGTTTGCTGATGCGCTCCCGGTTTGCGTAATCTTCGTTGATGCCGAGCTTGAGGTAGTTGCCAAAATTCTTGAAGAAGGTAGCGTATTTCTCAGGATCGGTGTTGCTCCAGTCTTCGAGCATACCGAGCATGCGGTTCGTGAGCACTTCACGAATCTTGGCGGTTACGGGGCTGGACTGCGTTACCTCACGCGAGACGTTGAGCGGCAGATCCTCGGTATCCACAACACCGCGGGCGAAGCGCAGATACTCTGGCAGCAACTCCTTGCAATCGTCCTGAACGAAAACGCGATGGATGTACAGATGCAACGATTTCTCTTCGCGCGGATCGAAGTAGCCGAACGGTGAAGCGGAGGGGACGAAAATCAGTGCCTTGAAGTTGACTCGGCCTTCGATGTTCAGATGCAGTGAATCCATCGGTTCACGAAAATCGGCCGCGATGAATTTGTAGAATTCATCCCGTTCCTCTTTCGTGACATCGTCTTTCTTTTTCTGCCACAGTGCGCTCACGGAGTTCACGCGCTCTGTGCCGATGTAAATCGTGAAATCCACGAAATTCGAATATTTCTTGATCACGGAGCGAAGGCGATAGTCCTCGGCCAGATCATGCGCGTCTTCTTTCAGAGTGAAGGAAATGCGTGTCCCACGTTCCGGCTTTTCGATTTCCTCGATGGTGAACGTCCCTTCACCCTTCGATTTCCAGCGATAGCCCTTCGAATCCGGATCCGCGTGCCTGGTTTCTATGGTGACTTCATCGGTGACCATGAACACCGAGTAAAAACCCACACCGAACTGACCAATCAGTTCTCCGCCGTCCACACTGCCGCCGGCGGTCTTCACGGTCCGGAGGAAGTCCAGCGTGCCCGAGCTGGCGACCGTACCGATGCGATCGATCAGCTCGTCGCGGGTCATGCCGATACCGCTGTCCTCGATGCTGATGGTGTGCTGTGTCGTATCGACGTTTATGCTGATTTTCAGCTCGGTGTCCGGATGCAACACCGGCGTATTGGTGACCTGCATGAAGCGGACCTTGTTCAACGCGTCGGAGGCGTTGGACACAAGCTCGCGTAAAAACACCTCGGGGTGTGTATAGAGCGAATGGATGATAAGGTGGAGAAGCTGCTTCATCTCCGCCTTGTACTCGAATTCCTGCGGCGCAGGATGTTGTTCATCAGACATGGCGCTTCCCGAATGTTGATATAAAAAACCTCAATTACAAAGGTAGCAACTGCACACACGACGAGGCAAATTCGGCCGGGTCCTCACCGGAGTCTCGGCCACGTTCAGGGGCCGGCATTTCGAAACTCACGGGGCACTTTCCTGTGGTTTCGGCTCGGTCCCTCAGCTTGGCCGATGGCAAGCACCGGAAAAGGTTCTGTGATCAGCGGAGTGCCGGACCCTGAGCGGAGAATGGCGACGCTCAACTATCGCCGAAGGGACTGGTGACAGGCTTGCCAAGGCTGCTCTTCGCGACGCAGACCACCCGATCGTCTGACGATGTTTTTCTCCTGCGTCCCAGGAATTTTTTTTTATCGTCCGTCGTTGTACTATGCTGGATATAGTGGATATAGTATGTCCTCTATGCACCGTACCTTGGATCCATCACATCCACCACCATAGAACACTCAGAGGAGAGCACAATGCTTACTGTAGGAGACAAGTTTCCCGCCTTTACGCTTCAGGCCTGCGTCAGCCGCGATCACGGGAAGGAATTCACCGAGATCACGGATCAGACCTACGCCGGCAAATGGCAGGTGATTTTCTTCTGGCCCTTGGACTTTACTTTCGTCTGTCCCACCGAAATCGCCGAATTCGGTCATCGCCACGACGACTTTGCTTCGCGCGACGCCGTCGTGCTCGGCGCCAGTGTGGACAGCCATTACGTGCACCTTGCCTGGCGCAACGATCATCCCGAGCTTAAAGATCTGCCTTTCCCTATGCTGGCGGATATCAAGCGGGAGCTCTCGTCGTCACTGGGCATTCTTGAAAAAAATGCCGGCGTGGATCTCCGCGCTACCTTCATCGTCGATCCCGATGGTATCATCCGCTGGGTAAACGTCAACGACCTCAGTGTCGGCCGCAACATCCCCGAAACGCTGCGTGTGCTCGACGCTCTGCAGACCGGTGAACTCACGCCCTGCAACTGGGAAGCCGGTCAGGAAACCCTGCACGTGTAAACTGCTTCAACGCAGGTCACGAAGAACGAGAGGAAACGCGCCCCCGGAAACGGGGGCGTTTTTTTTGCAATCCAGGATATGCCACATCCGAAATATTTTCTTCGCGACGCAACCCGTAGGGCATTTTTCCGTACCCTGTTGGTAACCGGAACGGAGAGCGGGTGTCGCTTTCACAGGTCAGCCCGAACAACCGGACCGGGAGTTTCCGATCAACGCAGGTCAGAAACGAGAGAGGAAGCCGCGCCCCCGTACGGGGGTGTCGGCATGTGGAGTAAAAACGAACGGCGATCAGTGACGATCGCCGTTGCCATTCAGACCATATTGCGGAATCAGACGGTAATGAGCGAGTCGTCCGTCCCATGGTCGTTTGGAACGTAGCTTTCCGCTTCCCAGTCATTCTCCCAACGTGCGCCATCCAGCAAAAAACGGTAGCGGTACGTTTGCCCGCTCTCGAGATACGCCGAGGCATACAAAACGCCGTCCTTGCGCGTCTTCATGGGAAGGGCAGCCGGATTCCAGTCATTGAATTCACCGCACACAGCAGCGGACTTCGCCTCAACCTCGGCCGGCAGGTAAAACGTCACCTTGCAGCTACGGCCGGATTTCATGTAACTCTTCTTTGGCATCGGATCAGATGTGATACAATGTGGCACAAAATGTAAGCAGACTTATAATATACGCAGAATACCGGCGCAATCAAATAGCTGAAAAAAGCGTATAGATCGTGTCCTTGTTCGCATTCGCGAGACAGGCCGCAACACAAGAACGCCCTTTGCGTACACCTTGTGTTCCCGTGTCGTGAACCGTTGCTCTCCGTCATGAAATCCCCGGGTAATGCAGGTGCCTCCATGAATGCCGTATTCACCTTCGTTCTCATGTTTGGCATTGCGATCTCCGTTCCGGCCGCAGAGCTGCTTGCGCAGATCGCAACCACTCCGCGTGTGCTGCAGCTGCGAAATGCATCGGCGCTTCTCCGTATCGACGGTGTGATTGACGATGCGTGGTCGGAAGCCGACTCCACCTCCGCCTTCGTGCAGCACAGTCCTTCTCACAATCAGTCGCCCTCGCGGAAAACCATCGCCAAAGTACTGACCAACGGGAATTCCCTGTATTGCCTCATGATCTGCATGGACGATGCCGCCGACATCGAAGCTCACAATGGCATACTCGACGATGGCGGCGGGGATTTCGTCTCTCTGATGATCGACACGTTTGGTGACGGCAAAAGCGCCTACAAATTTGCCGTGTCCGCCGGTGGTGTGCGTACCGATGCCAGACTCCTGGACGATGCGCGCAATCGGGATTACAATTGGGACGGCGTCTGGTTTGCCGACGCCCTGGTGTATGATTGGGGCTATGTGGTGGAAATGGAGATACCGTTTCGATCCATACAGTACGATCCGGCCCTTGAGAGCTGGGGACTGGATTTCGATCGATGGATTCCAGGCCTTGCTGAGGATATTTACTGGTGTCCGTACAACGAAAGCGAAGGGCAGCGAATCTCAAAATTCGGTCGTCTGCAATTCAACGGTGTGCGTCCCTCGATCCAGGGATTATCGTTGGAATTCTATCCCGTCGCTATCGGAAGACTGGAATACCTTCGCGAGGGCACGTACACGCACAGACCGGATGCCGGTCTGGATATGTTTTACAATCCCTCCCCGGTCCTCACACTTCAGGCGACGGTAAATCCCGATTTCGCGCAGATCGAAGCTGATCCCTTCTCTTTCAACATTTCCCGTTACGAGACATACTTCTCCGAACGCCGCCCCTTTTTCACCGAAGGAAATGAAATTTTCATGGCTGCTGGCAAACAGCATAACTCCGGTTTCTACAAACCACTTGAGCTTTTCTATTCCCGCCGCATCGGGCGCAAGCTCGCCGATGGCGGCGAGGTCCCGTTATTGGCCGGAGCGAAGGCCTTCGGCCGCGTCGGGGATTGGGAATACGGCGGCTTTACGGCAAGGACGGGAGAGACACAATACACGATGGATGGTGACAGCCGTACCGAGGAGGCGGCCTCGTTCGCGGCGGGGCGGATGAAGCACCGGCTATTGGAAAACTCCGATGTCGGTATGCTCCTCGTCGGCCGCTGGTCCGAACAGCGACACTCCGGCGTCCTGGACGTGGACGGCGCTCTCCGGGAATCCTCCTGGCAGCTCGCCTGGCAACTTGCCCGCTCCTTCAACAGCGCTGCCGAAGGCGGGTATGCGGCCTCCGCCGGCTTCACGATGCCCACGGAGCACTGGCTTGTGCTCGTTCGTGGGCGTGCCGTCGATACGCGATTCGACGTAGCGGATGTCGGCTATGTACCGTGGCGCGGCACCGCGGAGCTCGTCGCCCTGACGGGGCCCACCTGGTATTTGAAGGATAATCCGATACGCTATATCTCTCTCTACGGGGGCGGCGCGTTAGGGTATGAGGATGCCGATCTGTTTACCGACCTTATCGCGCTATTGGGGGGAAACCTCTCCTTTCGTGCAAATCATGGCGGAGAGATCAACCTCAGCTACGGCCGCGCGAAGGACGGAGGACAAGAGTACACTTCCTACGAAGCGAATTTTTCCACCTGGTTCAATATCCATCCCCGCTGGAGCGCCAATGTTTGGGGCGGCTACAGCCGGGGTTGGAACTTCGCGAGGGACTGGCTCGGCTTTTACACCTGGGCGGGGATGTCCTTCTCATGCAAACCCACCACGGGAATCTCTTTTGAAGTGGACCTGAATACCCATTGCGAGGGTAATCCCGATAATGAGATTGTGGACGTCATTGTCAATTCTCGTCCCGGCTTCACCATTGTACCGGTAAACGATCTCAGCATACGCCTGTACGTGGACAATACCTACAGATCATCGTCCGATCGCATCGAGCAGTGGATCACTGGTCTGCTCTTCAGCTGGAATTTCCTGCCAAAAAGCTGGGTGTATTTCGCCATCAACGATCTGCGCGATATCCATCACCCGGGAGGCTCAACACCCGCAGAGCGGGCGGTTATGCGTGTCCGTGACCAGGCCGCCGTACTGAAACTGAAGTACCTCTATTATCTCTGACCGGGTCGCGTCCCATTCAGCTGCGATACCCGGCGCCTGCGCACTGCGGAAGTCCGGATAACGCATCCTTCGATACCACGGGACACGACGCGATGTGAAACTTCTTCCACAATCTTCGGAATACTTTCGACCATGACCATACACAGAAATCTTCGACACGAATTCCCGGATACGCGGGAGGCTGAAAGAGTGGAGGCGGAGGGCTGGTCTGCCGTGTACGCTGCAGCTCCGCCGGAACTCGCGTTGAAAACATCCGAAATCGCCGGAGCCACCTTGCTCATCGCCCCTTCCATTGATATCCTTGCCTATAACCGTGTGCTGAGTTTCGGCCTGAATGAGGTGCCGCATCAAAAGGATTTGCAGGAGATAATCCAAACCTACGCTTCCGCAGGTGTCGGACGTTTTTTTCTGCAACTGCCTCCTGAAGCGGATCGCGACGGGATATCGGAGATGCTCTATGCGCAGGGTTTTCGTCCGTATAACGACTGGGCGAAACTGCGACGCGGTGTTGCGGATATTCCGGAGTTTGCAGTCTGTGCCGATATCCGTCATGCCACACCCGCGGATGGCCCGGTGTATGCGGAAATTCTCATCGAGGCCTTCGACTGGACACCGGAACTCTCCGGCCTCCTGTCCTGCACCATCGGCAAGAATGGCTGGTCGCATTACCTTGCGCTGGTCGACGGGGAGGCGGCTGCCTGTGCCGCACTGTACAGGACCGGGACGACGGCGGCGCTGGCCATGGCGGGCACACGCCCGCGCTTCCGCGGGTCGGGTTTGCAACCCGCGCTGATCCGCCGACGATTGCTGGACTGCGCGGGAGCCGGCGTGCAGACGGTTGTTACGGAAACCGGTGTTGACGGACCCGACCATCCGTCGCCGTCATTCCGCAACATGCGCAAGGCCGGATTTGAACTCGCGTATTTGCGACGGAACTGGCTCTTCGAGGGATAATCCCGCTTTGTCGCAGACAGATTGCGTCTCGTCTCCTTGTCCCGAAACTCCACCGCATGTACCTTTGAATCACGGTTCAGGAATATTCGCGGTAGCACATGCGTCGACGCAGCGGGAATAAATCACAGGATATCACAGACGCGGCGGTCAAGGTGTTTGCCCGCGACGGCTTCCACGGGGCGAAAATCACACGCATCGCTCAGGAGGCCGGCGTCGCGACGGGGAGTGTCTATCTGTATTTTCGCAATAAGGAGAGTATTCTCCATCATCTGTTCAATGAAATCTGGCAACGCATTCGCGACCAACTCGCTATCGTCATTTCGCGTCACGACACCACCCCGCGGGAAAAGGTCGAGGAAATCATTGACCGCGTCGTCATGCTGTTCTCGAAGAATCCCGACCTTGCGCTGGTCTTCGTCAACGAGCAGCATCATCTGGTCCGCAAGGGCAGTGCGGAATTCATACGGTATTACGAGGATTTTCTCAAGCTCGGTGAGGACGTCGTGCGCGAGGGCATACGCCGCGGAGAGTTCCGTCCGGAAATTGACCCGCGTGTAGCCAGTAATTTCGTGTTCGGTGGCCTGTATCAGTTGCTGCAACGCTGGGCCATCTCGCAAGGGGAGTTTCCCCTGATCACGATACGCCGCGGCATTCGCGCTATCGCTGTCAGCGGATTGATGAAGGAGAGCGCTACGACAGAGTCGCCGCGTGTAACCTGATGAGCTGTTCGGTGCTGATTCCTACTGCCGACTGATGAAAATGCGGAAGGTTTGTTGCCGCTGTCGGCCAATGAAGCGCAGCAGATAGGGCCCCGACGGAAGCCCGCCAAGATCTATCGTCAGCTTGCCGTCCCCATCGGAAAGCAGGGATTCGGCGCTGTGAACCTTCCTTCCGAGCATGTCAGACACCTCGAGGAGCACACGCTGCGGAGGAGCATCCTTCAGCTCCAGGGTAACCATTCCGTTGCCGGGATTCGGGTATACCGCAATGGCTGGGCCTGTCACGGATGCCTGCATAGCCGCATCGGACGTTCCTTCCGGACAATCAGGCAATTGCATACGGATGCCGAAATGCTCCGTCGCATGCCTGCCCACCGAACAGTGCCGATAACGCAGAAAATCGAATACACTTCCGAGGCAGTGCAGCCAGGTGCAATAGTCCTGCAGCATGGGGAAACGCTGAATCTGTCGCGGGATTTCAGAATTGATCTGCAGCGTGATATCGCGAAACAGGGGAGACATTGTCTCAAATGCAAATTCATTATTCAGTACATGCTCGAGACGACGGAAAAACCGTGCATTGAAATCGTCGTTGGTCAACAGTTTTCTGAGGAACAGTGTCGAGCGCGCGTTCGTGGGCCAGGGCTGGTCTTTGGTGCACAGCGCGTTCTCGAACGCATCGAAGTCCGCCATGGTCATGGCGGCATCACCATCGAAATACATCCAGCGCCAACGCGCACCGTCCTTTCTCTCGCGCCACATCTTCATGTTCGTTACCGGCCAATCCGTATTTGCTATCACGATCTCCAGCAACTGATAATCAATGAAATTGTCTACATCGATCCAGGAGGATACGACGTCCATGACGGAATCCTTCGTGAGATCCGCATGCTCGATGAAGGAATACAACGACTGGAAATTTTCTCCTGAACCATGGTCGGGCCAACCCGTCCAATCCACGATGATGTCAATGCTGTCCGCCGATACTCCGGTAGCTCCCTCCACGAAGTGTTCATCCATTTTCTCCTGAATAAAGTAGATGCCCCAGTAGGCACCATTGAGATAGAGTACGGCGGGACGACTTGCGGGCCAATCAACATCAACCATTGAGGCCAGCTTTCCGCCCATAATGTCCTC
Proteins encoded in this region:
- a CDS encoding VWA domain-containing protein; the encoded protein is MNSRLRRFLVVLLSAWAVASTSACDSPLGIDTPRKEYIDKVSEAVAVQLCDPVSVVLPVDTGVAATHFSAVLVFDGSGSISPQLNQTMKDAGQAFLDSLDGQSDESAVVFFNSVVTVFQRMTTNVPTLRTAVNALPILGATAMWDGIFTGLLELQARGTHERQALIVITETRDNSSSTGTPTKIISLAQSMGVPIYTISMAISIDEAKLAEIAMESGGQHYRLPSHGSVSDVYREIVHRLKTP
- a CDS encoding isoamylase early set domain-containing protein — translated: MKSGRSCKVTFYLPAEVEAKSAAVCGEFNDWNPAALPMKTRKDGVLYASAYLESGQTYRYRFLLDGARWENDWEAESYVPNDHGTDDSLITV
- a CDS encoding VWA domain-containing protein; protein product: MKRIIALFLILFASGILNAQDQVLLTTARMQAGTDEVQFTLRIHCNGEPLYTLSPSQLQIAENSTPVEEFSIIEHASPTARYPISVALVMDASGSMVGAGNAGARSAGHDFVDLMDGVLDEMTVLFFTNTVTLYQQMTTIKPMLHAAVDALYASGATAVWDGAYAGLTEVAQNGVNPKRAVVLLTDGGDNSSTSSPASVIAKANQSGIRVFTVGLGTSINESELKLIAQLTGGLYFQTPDPTQLRLIFSTIANFIGRGFDEYTISYKTPDPAAAQRQLTIAVNACNQSLPAQGYVLQYGTLSTPPLASALPFTLRLDQNVPNPASTSTIFRFSLKSTGSPQPVRLELFDVLGRRIATIFDASISAGSYSVPFETNQLSQGMYVMRLSSGAAVQYRTMLLQR
- the htpG gene encoding molecular chaperone HtpG, which gives rise to MSDEQHPAPQEFEYKAEMKQLLHLIIHSLYTHPEVFLRELVSNASDALNKVRFMQVTNTPVLHPDTELKISINVDTTQHTISIEDSGIGMTRDELIDRIGTVASSGTLDFLRTVKTAGGSVDGGELIGQFGVGFYSVFMVTDEVTIETRHADPDSKGYRWKSKGEGTFTIEEIEKPERGTRISFTLKEDAHDLAEDYRLRSVIKKYSNFVDFTIYIGTERVNSVSALWQKKKDDVTKEERDEFYKFIAADFREPMDSLHLNIEGRVNFKALIFVPSASPFGYFDPREEKSLHLYIHRVFVQDDCKELLPEYLRFARGVVDTEDLPLNVSREVTQSSPVTAKIREVLTNRMLGMLEDWSNTDPEKYATFFKNFGNYLKLGINEDYANRERISKLLRFETSKTDAGKYTSLRDYVAAMGEDQKEIYFLTAESRDIAVKHPNLEYFRKYAIEVLFFIDPVDIFTVTSLDEFEGKKLVSIEKADISIGKDTEQAEDAVKGRTAKDLLLRFKEILGNRVEDVIESRRLVDSVATLVVGKQGLDAQTERMMRMMDKNFSAGKKMLEVNLAHPLVRNLARIHQQQQDDPVLTDAVEQIYAAALLVENNLENPMDFVRRMTDFMERATRAES
- a CDS encoding sigma-70 family RNA polymerase sigma factor; amino-acid sequence: MSGKKTANIPDVDLFFSLAGDKKVAEEAFAELYARYAGRVYAYCYRCTSDPDEAQDIFQETFLRFYESAKRVDSMSNVIGFILKISRNLILNHRRNKKHAIDIESIELLAGPGALDGSELLGMLTTALEMLPDDYREAFVLREYEGLSYNQIAEILDTSLTNVKVRIFRAKQRLRKILSPYLADAAH
- a CDS encoding peroxiredoxin — encoded protein: MLTVGDKFPAFTLQACVSRDHGKEFTEITDQTYAGKWQVIFFWPLDFTFVCPTEIAEFGHRHDDFASRDAVVLGASVDSHYVHLAWRNDHPELKDLPFPMLADIKRELSSSLGILEKNAGVDLRATFIVDPDGIIRWVNVNDLSVGRNIPETLRVLDALQTGELTPCNWEAGQETLHV